CATCGGTGACCGCGAAGAGGCGGTCCGGGCCGAAGCACCCACGTAACGGACCGGCGGACGCCGCCCGGGACCGGGCGGCCTGGTTCCTCGTCCTGCCCGCCCTCCTCCCCATCCTGATCCTCAGCGCCGGCCCGCTCCTCTACGGCATCGCCCTCGCCTTCACCGACGCCCAGTCCGGCCGCACCCGCCCCACCCGGTGGATCGGCACCCTCAACTTCCAGGACCTCCTGCACGACACCCTGTTCTGGGACTCGTTCCGGATCGGGCTCCTGTGGGCGTTCGGTGTCACCGTCCCGCAGTTCCTCCTGGCCCTCGGCCTCGCCCTGCTCCTCAACCAGAGGCTGCGGATGCGCTGGCTGGCCCGGGCGCTGGCGATCATCCCCTGGGCGATGCCCGAGGTGGTCGTCGGCATCATGTGGCGTCTGGTCTACAACCCCGACGCGGGCATCCTCAACGAGACCATCCGCGACCTCGGCCTCGGCGACGGCCGGGACTGGCTCACCGGCCTGGTCACCGCGCTCCCCGCGGTCATCCTCGTCGGCATCTGGGCGGGCATGCCCCAGACCACCGTCGCCCTGCTCGCCGGACTCCAGAACACCCCGCACGAACTCCACGAGGCGGCGGCTCTGGACGGGGCGGGCGCCTGGCGCCGGTTCCGCACGGTCACCTGGCCCGCGATCAAACCCATCGCGCTCGCCATCAGCGCGCTCAATCTGATCTGGAACTTCAACTCCTTCGCCCTCGTCTACGTGCTGACCAGCGGCGGGCCCGGCGGGCGGACCCGGCTGCCGATGCTCTTCGCGTACGAGGAGGCCTTCCGTTACGGACAGTTCGGGTACGCCGCCGCCATGGGCTGTGTGATGGTCGCGGTGATCTCCGTGATCCTCGCCTGCTACCTCGTCGGCCGCATCAGAGGAGGAGGCGAGGAGCGATGAGCATCCTCAGGGGCGGTGTCCCCAGGAGAGGCGTCCCCAGGAGAGGCTTCCTCAGGAAAGGCGGCACGCGATGAGTCTTCCCACCAGCAGGGCAGCCCGCACCGGCCAGTACCTCGCGCTCCTCGCGTACCTGGTGTTCCTGGCCTTCCCCTTCCTCTGGCTGCTCTCCACCGCCTTCAAGCCCGCCCGCGAACTGGGCTCGCTGCACCCCACCTGGATCCCCGAGCACCCCACCCTCGGCAACTTCCGCCAGGCCTTCGACGAGCAGCCGCTGCTCCAGGCGGCCGCCAACTCGCTGATCGCCGCCGTCTCAGCCGCCCTGATCGCGGTCGTCATCGCGACCCCGATGGCCTATGTGATGGCCCGCCACCGGGGCCGGCTCGCCACCGCCGCCACCGGGTGGGTCGTGGTCAGCCAGGCGTTCCCGTTCGTGCTGGTGATCATTCCGCTCTTCCTGGTGCTGAAGAACCTGCAGCTGATCAACACGCTGTGGGGGCTGATCCTGGTCTATGTCGTCTGGTCGCTGCCCTTCGCGCTGTGGATGCTCGCCGGGTATGTCCGGGCCGTGCCGGCCGAGCTGGAGGAGGCCGCCGCCGTCGATGGGGCGGGCCGCGTGCGGACGCTCGTCTCGGTCGTCGCCCCGCTGCTCGCCCCCGGAATCGTCGCCACCGCACTCTTCGCGTTCATCACCGCGTGGAACGAGTTCTTCTTCGCGCTCGTTCTCCTCAAGACCCCGGAGAAGCAGACCTTGCCGGTCATCCTC
This DNA window, taken from Streptomyces griseus subsp. griseus, encodes the following:
- a CDS encoding carbohydrate ABC transporter permease — protein: MTSVTAKRRSGPKHPRNGPADAARDRAAWFLVLPALLPILILSAGPLLYGIALAFTDAQSGRTRPTRWIGTLNFQDLLHDTLFWDSFRIGLLWAFGVTVPQFLLALGLALLLNQRLRMRWLARALAIIPWAMPEVVVGIMWRLVYNPDAGILNETIRDLGLGDGRDWLTGLVTALPAVILVGIWAGMPQTTVALLAGLQNTPHELHEAAALDGAGAWRRFRTVTWPAIKPIALAISALNLIWNFNSFALVYVLTSGGPGGRTRLPMLFAYEEAFRYGQFGYAAAMGCVMVAVISVILACYLVGRIRGGGEER
- a CDS encoding carbohydrate ABC transporter permease, with the translated sequence MSLPTSRAARTGQYLALLAYLVFLAFPFLWLLSTAFKPARELGSLHPTWIPEHPTLGNFRQAFDEQPLLQAAANSLIAAVSAALIAVVIATPMAYVMARHRGRLATAATGWVVVSQAFPFVLVIIPLFLVLKNLQLINTLWGLILVYVVWSLPFALWMLAGYVRAVPAELEEAAAVDGAGRVRTLVSVVAPLLAPGIVATALFAFITAWNEFFFALVLLKTPEKQTLPVILTHFLGAEGVADLGPLAAAAFLATLPSLLLFAFIQRRITGGMTAGAVRG